ATGTTTAACAGTGACCGATAAGATTGTGCCATGGATTTCGTAGTAGTCCTCACCAGAAATTCTGACGGTTTCTGCTACATCTCTTCCATCTTGCACATATTTTGTAGATAGCACCTCTTCGTTCCTTACGGAACTTATAATGGATGGGCTAAGTTCTTTTATTTGTAGGTCGTCACCATCATCTATAACTTCCAGATATTTCACTGTATCTCCCTTTTTAAGGAAAAATACTTCGTCTGTTATACTACTGGAATAACTTGTAGCTAACAATTGTACGGTGCTCCAGTTAGTATTCTGGTAGTGTGATGCTAAATCTCTCGAATTTACTGGATCTCCCTGTGCACCCGCAATTGGCACAAACACTATTGCTACGAGTAGCGTAGCCGACAGCAGCACGCTTATACCGATTTCTTTTCTTCGTTTCTTCATCCTTTTCGCGCTCACCTCCTAAGGAGCGCTACGCCACCTCGGCGTTAAAGCACCCCATACGAACCTCGGCTGGAACAGCATATAATAAAGTAGTGGAACATGTGTTCCAAGAAATGGAACAGGTGTTCCGGGGAACGGAACAAGTTACAGAACACCGTGGAGAGCTTTTTGATTGGCAAATGGCGCATGTATAGAGCGCATTTATGCAAATGGTATGTATCAGCTTCCCGCAAATTTCATACACTCCTTTCTACCAAAATCCGTGAGTTGATAAGTCATCTCTCCTCTGGTTGGATGTTTTATCACATATCCTTTCTTAATTAAACTGAGTAATGCCTTTTCTGCATATACACGCTTTCTACCTTTGAATCTATTTAAAAAATATTGCTTGGGAATGTGTACTTTCTTGCTCATCTTGGTTTTATGGCAAATACTGATCAATACTGCAATTTCTATCTCGTTCAACATGGGTGCTTTTCTAAATATAATCAGAATGCTTAAATAGTAGCAAGACAAACATAATATATAGCTATGACCGGGGTGCAGGCAAAGGTAGAAGTAGTATCAGGGGAGGATGCTTTGGAAACCGATTGGATGGTCTATAATTTCATATGCAGTCACGCGCACTGCACTATTTACGAGATTTCAAAGCATCTGAATTGTTCCATAAGCAAGGTCATACAATCCGTAAGAAGATTGGTAGATGCGAATATGGTGCGAATGGAGGAGGAAGTTGTCGGAGGAGGGATAACGGAAGTGATAGTGCCGGTGAAATGGACAGAATACTTTACGGAGGATGAACTAAAAGAAATAAAAGCAATGAAAGCTTCTTCAACGTCAGATTCTGTTCATACACATCGTGGATGATTCAACGATGCTTACGAGGTTATACTCGCCGGTTTCAACGTTATAAGGTGGGACGAACTCTAAATACAGCGTCTTAGCATCACCCGACTTTATAAATATCTCTGAAATATTCTCTGCTCCCGCGGCATTGTGAGATACCAGGCAGTCAAGGATTCTAATCCCTTCGGGCACATGCATTGTGGCATCGCACAAGAGTTTTAGGCAAGCTTCACCATCTTGCTCATCCCGTAATCTATTTATTCATCGGTGGCGATAGAGCGGCGGACTTATCCTTATGACTTTCCCTTTCTCAAGGTCTACATGCACGAAGTATATCGTTCCATCTTCCAGCTCGAACATTATTGATGCACCGTTAAATTTCGTTTCCACCTCTCCTGCTTCGGTTGTTATAATTACACTCGCTGGTCTTATTTTCAGCTCGTAGCTCTTTCCGTTTATGATGTTCTGCACCTCAGGATCGGAGAGGGCAATTTCTCGTGCTTTTTCGCACTCTTCTTCGGTCAATTCCCGCACTTCCGGCGCCCTTATCAACTTCCCTTCCCTATCTCCAATTGCTATTCTTATCTCGGTCTCGTTCACAGCTTTAATTTTACCTTTTCGCATCTCAAACCCTGCAATCTCTCCACGTGACTTGAGTATTCCTGTGACCTTCTCTTCGCTCAGGTTTACATTTGCGAATACCCAGTCTTTATCCTTATTAAGGGTGACATATACATCTGTTATCGCTGTTTCACGACCTGATATATTGCCAAAAGTTGAAC
This genomic interval from Methanophagales archaeon contains the following:
- a CDS encoding winged helix-turn-helix domain-containing protein → MTGVQAKVEVVSGEDALETDWMVYNFICSHAHCTIYEISKHLNCSISKVIQSVRRLVDANMVRMEEEVVGGGITEVIVPVKWTEYFTEDELKEIKAMKASSTSDSVHTHRG